The proteins below come from a single Deltaproteobacteria bacterium genomic window:
- the nifA gene encoding nif-specific transcriptional activator NifA: protein MKEKDNSLYVREVYCLYEIAKTLNASLDLTKSLQDILSILSKLLGMRRATLTILNPVTSEISIEVAHDLSPEARRRGKYRLGEGITGRVVQTGEPALIPKISEEPTFLNRTRTRKDLDKQDISFICVPIKIGKNTIGALSVDRLFSNEIALEEDLKFLTIIAALIAETVKKVQYLNREKEQLLDENIRLKKELTEKYQVENIIGNSRPMREVYEMIHKVAKSNATVLLRGESGTGKELVANAIHYQSLRSRKPFIKINCAALPETLLESELFGYEKGAFTGATSLKLGRFERAQGGTLFLDEIGDLNPSIQTKLLRVIQEKEFDRLGGRQPIQADVRIIAATHQDLEKAVEEKRFREDLYYRLNVFPIYLPPLRERRTDILLLAEFFLEKFNKEHQKNIRRISTPAIDMLMQYHWPGNVRELQNCLERAILICEGEAIKAHHLPPTLQTAESSNTQTKLSFDQAVEAVEKELIIEALKKTNGNRTRAAEELGITQRIINYKIDRYGIEPRRFKVT, encoded by the coding sequence ATGAAGGAGAAAGACAACTCCCTGTATGTCAGGGAAGTCTACTGTCTTTACGAAATCGCCAAGACCCTCAATGCCTCTCTGGACTTGACCAAATCCTTGCAGGATATTTTGAGTATCCTCTCCAAGCTGCTCGGGATGCGGCGGGCCACCTTGACCATCCTGAATCCGGTTACTTCGGAAATTTCCATAGAGGTGGCCCATGATCTCTCCCCTGAGGCCAGGCGGCGGGGCAAATATAGACTGGGCGAGGGAATTACCGGCCGGGTGGTCCAGACCGGCGAACCGGCCCTTATCCCCAAAATCAGCGAAGAACCCACGTTCTTGAACCGCACCCGGACCCGAAAGGATCTGGACAAACAAGACATCTCTTTCATCTGCGTCCCCATCAAAATCGGAAAAAATACCATCGGGGCCTTAAGTGTGGACCGGTTGTTTTCCAACGAGATCGCCCTGGAAGAGGATTTAAAGTTCCTGACCATCATCGCCGCCCTGATTGCCGAAACGGTAAAAAAGGTCCAGTACTTAAATCGGGAGAAGGAACAACTCTTGGATGAGAATATCCGGTTAAAAAAAGAGTTGACTGAAAAATATCAGGTCGAGAACATCATCGGTAACAGCCGCCCCATGCGGGAAGTTTATGAGATGATCCATAAGGTGGCCAAGAGCAATGCCACGGTCCTGCTTCGGGGAGAAAGCGGAACGGGTAAAGAATTAGTAGCCAATGCCATCCATTATCAGAGTCTCAGGTCCCGTAAACCTTTTATCAAGATCAATTGTGCCGCTTTGCCGGAAACCCTCCTGGAAAGCGAATTGTTCGGCTATGAAAAAGGGGCCTTTACCGGGGCCACTTCCCTTAAGTTAGGGCGCTTCGAACGGGCTCAAGGAGGCACCCTCTTTCTGGATGAAATAGGGGACTTGAACCCCAGCATCCAAACCAAGCTGCTCCGTGTTATTCAGGAAAAGGAATTCGACCGCCTTGGCGGACGCCAGCCGATTCAGGCCGATGTGCGGATTATCGCCGCCACCCATCAGGACCTGGAAAAGGCCGTGGAAGAAAAAAGATTCCGGGAAGATCTTTATTATCGCCTGAATGTCTTTCCCATTTATCTCCCCCCCCTTCGGGAACGGCGGACTGATATCCTCCTCCTGGCCGAATTTTTCCTGGAAAAATTCAATAAAGAGCATCAGAAGAATATCAGGCGGATCTCCACGCCGGCCATCGACATGTTGATGCAGTATCACTGGCCGGGGAATGTTCGTGAGCTTCAAAACTGCTTGGAGCGGGCCATCCTTATCTGCGAAGGCGAGGCCATTAAGGCCCACCATCTTCCGCCGACGTTGCAAACAGCGGAAAGTTCCAATACCCAGACCAAACTTTCTTTTGACCAGGCCGTGGAGGCCGTGGAAAAGGAATTGATCATCGAAGCCCTTAAGAAAACCAACGGGAACCGGACCCGGGCGGCTGAAGAACTGGGGATCACCCAACGGATCATCAATTACAAAATAGACCGGTATGGCATTGAGCCCCGACGGTTTAAGGTGACTTAG
- a CDS encoding nucleotidyltransferase family protein produces the protein MKPDFTGKGKGGDLPAKRLETVAGVFLLAGSSSRMGFPKPLLPFGEQTLAALLLKQILNSDLSPVIVVLGHKAEEIKKEIQKINDPSRLKLIYNPKFKKGLSTSISIGLSQIDPSLSGVMFLMGDQPLLTTKVINKLIREFIKSPALIVVPLYGKRPGNPVVFRTSIIPELLKVTGDTGGRELIKKYWDQVETVSIRPQRIGWDVDIWEDYQKAKEFIK, from the coding sequence ATGAAACCGGATTTCACAGGAAAAGGGAAGGGGGGCGACCTTCCAGCAAAAAGGTTGGAAACCGTTGCCGGCGTTTTTCTGCTGGCCGGTAGCTCCAGCCGAATGGGGTTTCCCAAACCTTTGCTCCCTTTCGGCGAACAAACCCTGGCTGCCCTGCTTTTGAAGCAAATACTCAATTCTGATTTGTCCCCGGTGATTGTTGTCCTTGGGCACAAAGCCGAAGAGATAAAAAAGGAGATTCAAAAAATAAATGACCCTTCCCGATTAAAATTGATTTATAATCCGAAGTTTAAAAAAGGACTAAGCACTTCCATCTCCATTGGATTGTCTCAGATAGACCCTTCTTTATCCGGGGTCATGTTCCTCATGGGAGATCAACCCCTGTTGACCACCAAGGTGATTAATAAACTGATTCGGGAATTCATAAAAAGTCCCGCTCTGATTGTGGTCCCTTTGTATGGGAAAAGGCCGGGGAATCCGGTTGTCTTCAGGACCTCGATCATACCGGAATTATTGAAAGTAACCGGGGATACCGGGGGACGGGAATTGATCAAAAAATATTGGGACCAGGTGGAGACGGTATCTATCCGCCCCCAACGAATCGGCTGGGATGTAGATATTTGGGAGGATTATCAGAAGGCAAAGGAATTTATAAAATGA